One Kitasatospora sp. NBC_01266 genomic window carries:
- a CDS encoding DUF4873 domain-containing protein: MTDDVYRGWATLIDRGFEIVVHADLAVRRSPDGGQGWGGHLQADREEDFELMARVGDGRLRLPDGTEADFAGDDNEVGSGGLSIAGSGPAPF, translated from the coding sequence GTGACCGATGACGTGTATCGAGGATGGGCGACCCTGATCGACCGGGGTTTCGAGATCGTGGTCCACGCGGACCTGGCCGTCCGCCGCTCGCCGGACGGCGGCCAGGGCTGGGGTGGGCACCTCCAGGCGGACCGGGAGGAGGACTTCGAGCTGATGGCGAGGGTCGGCGACGGGCGGCTGCGGTTGCCGGACGGCACCGAGGCGGACTTCGCCGGGGACGACAACGAAGTGGGTTCCGGCGGCCTGTCCATCGCCGGCAGCGGACCGGCGCCGTTCTGA
- a CDS encoding glycoside hydrolase domain-containing protein, with protein sequence MNSRLTTGRRRYAVAATAALVASLTAVGSAQAASGTSDTKAVSYQNHVFHVPSGWTVVDLTADPHACVRFDQHTIYLGQPGTEQNCPAHLIGRTEALLVEPTVSGTPVGTKVDATGHEIDAADATVQVTGTYDTDEQSIRQIIAGAGLPTTAPSGRSAKAAAPRMLAAAPRSAAASSLSAAATVPASATSYTGQGFDACQAPSSDTMNAWMSASPYRAIGIYIGGSNRACSQTNLTASWVQQQQSSGWHFMPLYVGVQASGITNPATQGANAADDAVQQATTLGFAPGSVLYYDMESYQSTYTGSVLAFLTAWTNELHAYGFNSGVYSSSNSGMKDLVANAGNSGYTMPDVVFDANWNGVADTNDSAIPAGYWANHQRVHQYASPSADQTYGGYSIGIDQDYLDVQVTNVPPSQSSEFFLGTRTSSGNWPGFTPMSGVGGVGVFKGSEAAIAGMPDGTSQELGIGTDGNLYHGIRSTSGTLSGFAALSGVGSPNMAARKAGIAGMPNGSSQVLAIGNDGNVYHNIRSANGNWSGFAALPGIGTPNMAAGDVAIAGMPDGSSQVLAIGNDGNVYHEIRFANGNWSGFAALPGIGTPNMAAKRVAIAGMPDGSSQVLVIGNDGNVYHEIRFANGNWSGFAPLPSAGSSTMAASAVAIAGMPDGSSQVLAIGNDGNVYHNIRLANGNWSGFGAVPGPYGSNTFPAQRVGIAGMPDGSSQILATRS encoded by the coding sequence GTGAATTCTCGCCTCACTACCGGACGACGCCGCTACGCGGTCGCCGCGACAGCCGCGCTCGTCGCGTCGCTGACCGCCGTCGGATCAGCGCAGGCCGCATCCGGCACCTCGGACACCAAGGCCGTGTCCTACCAGAACCACGTGTTCCACGTTCCCTCCGGATGGACGGTGGTGGATCTGACGGCCGATCCGCACGCGTGCGTCCGGTTCGACCAGCACACCATCTACCTCGGGCAGCCGGGCACCGAGCAGAACTGCCCGGCGCATCTGATCGGCCGCACCGAGGCCCTGCTCGTCGAACCTACCGTCAGCGGTACGCCGGTCGGCACGAAGGTCGACGCGACCGGCCACGAGATCGACGCGGCCGACGCCACGGTTCAGGTGACCGGTACGTACGACACCGACGAGCAGTCGATCCGTCAGATCATCGCCGGCGCCGGGCTGCCCACCACGGCGCCGAGCGGCCGGTCCGCCAAGGCCGCCGCGCCCCGGATGCTGGCGGCCGCGCCCAGGAGCGCCGCCGCTTCCAGCCTGTCCGCCGCCGCCACCGTGCCGGCCTCCGCCACCAGCTACACCGGTCAGGGCTTCGACGCCTGCCAGGCGCCGAGCAGCGACACCATGAACGCCTGGATGTCCGCCTCCCCGTACCGGGCGATCGGCATCTACATCGGCGGCTCGAACCGCGCCTGCAGCCAGACGAACCTGACGGCCTCCTGGGTCCAGCAGCAACAGAGCAGCGGCTGGCACTTCATGCCGCTGTACGTCGGCGTGCAGGCCAGCGGGATCACCAATCCGGCGACCCAGGGCGCCAACGCCGCGGACGACGCGGTGCAGCAGGCCACGACGCTCGGGTTCGCCCCCGGCAGCGTGCTGTACTACGACATGGAGAGCTACCAGTCGACGTACACCGGCTCGGTGCTCGCCTTCCTCACCGCCTGGACCAACGAGCTGCACGCCTACGGTTTCAACTCCGGCGTCTACAGCAGCTCCAACTCCGGCATGAAGGACCTGGTCGCCAACGCCGGGAACAGCGGCTACACCATGCCCGACGTGGTGTTCGACGCCAACTGGAACGGCGTGGCCGACACCAACGACTCGGCCATTCCGGCCGGTTACTGGGCCAACCACCAGCGCGTCCACCAGTACGCCTCGCCGTCCGCAGACCAGACCTACGGCGGCTACTCGATCGGGATCGACCAGGACTACCTGGACGTGCAGGTCACCAACGTGCCGCCGTCCCAGTCCTCCGAGTTCTTCCTCGGCACCCGGACCAGCTCCGGCAACTGGCCCGGCTTCACCCCCATGTCGGGTGTCGGCGGGGTCGGCGTGTTCAAGGGTAGCGAGGCGGCGATCGCCGGGATGCCGGACGGCACCTCGCAGGAGCTGGGCATCGGCACGGACGGGAACCTGTACCACGGGATCCGGTCCACCAGCGGCACGCTGAGCGGCTTCGCGGCCCTGAGCGGCGTCGGCTCGCCGAACATGGCGGCGCGCAAGGCGGGTATCGCGGGGATGCCCAACGGCTCCTCCCAGGTGCTGGCGATCGGCAACGACGGCAACGTCTACCACAACATCCGCTCCGCCAACGGCAACTGGAGCGGCTTCGCCGCGCTGCCCGGGATCGGCACGCCGAACATGGCGGCCGGCGACGTGGCGATCGCGGGGATGCCGGACGGCTCCTCCCAGGTGCTGGCGATCGGCAACGACGGCAACGTCTACCACGAGATCCGCTTCGCCAACGGCAACTGGAGCGGCTTCGCCGCGCTGCCCGGGATCGGCACGCCGAACATGGCGGCCAAGCGGGTGGCGATCGCGGGGATGCCCGACGGCTCCTCCCAGGTCCTGGTGATCGGCAACGACGGCAACGTCTACCACGAGATCCGCTTCGCCAACGGCAACTGGAGCGGCTTCGCCCCGCTGCCCAGCGCCGGCTCGTCCACCATGGCCGCGAGCGCGGTGGCGATCGCGGGGATGCCCGACGGCTCCTCCCAGGTGCTGGCGATCGGCAACGACGGCAACGTCTACCACAACATCCGCCTCGCCAACGGCAACTGGAGCGGCTTCGGCGCCGTCCCGGGGCCGTACGGGTCGAACACCTTCCCCGCTCAGCGGGTGGGTATCGCGGGCATGCCCGACGGTTCCAGCCAGATCCTGGCGACCCGGAGCTGA
- a CDS encoding DUF6629 family protein, with the protein MCWSAEADLVAGTAVAGLGLLCLARVRRPRDLPLAAVPLLLGVHQLTEAAVWLGVDGRIGAAPALWARTAWAVIALPLLPALVSVGVWCAMGPPGAAGRSAAGQRRRAGFALLGVTVAVLLLAALLAHPVTVQVHHHLLAYGTGIPYAPVLVTGYLLATVGALVAGGDRLLRLLGWLAGAAAVVCALLWRLAFVSTWCALAALVSVVLLRWVGSRAGSAVPAAQRR; encoded by the coding sequence ATGTGCTGGAGTGCCGAGGCGGACCTGGTCGCGGGCACCGCGGTGGCCGGGCTCGGGCTGCTCTGCTTGGCGCGGGTCCGGCGGCCGCGCGATCTGCCGCTGGCGGCCGTCCCGTTGCTGCTCGGCGTCCATCAGCTGACCGAGGCCGCGGTCTGGCTCGGCGTGGACGGCCGGATCGGTGCCGCCCCCGCGCTCTGGGCGCGCACCGCGTGGGCGGTGATCGCGCTGCCGCTGCTGCCGGCCCTGGTCTCGGTGGGTGTCTGGTGCGCCATGGGCCCGCCCGGCGCGGCGGGCCGCTCGGCCGCCGGACAGCGGCGGCGGGCCGGCTTCGCGCTGCTCGGCGTGACGGTCGCCGTCCTGCTGCTGGCGGCCCTGCTGGCGCACCCGGTGACCGTCCAGGTGCACCACCATCTGCTGGCGTACGGGACCGGGATCCCGTACGCCCCGGTGCTGGTGACCGGCTACCTGCTGGCGACCGTGGGCGCGCTGGTGGCCGGCGGCGACCGGCTGCTGCGGCTGCTCGGCTGGCTGGCCGGCGCGGCGGCCGTGGTGTGCGCCCTGCTCTGGCGGCTGGCCTTCGTCTCGACCTGGTGCGCCCTGGCCGCGCTGGTCAGCGTGGTACTGCTGCGCTGGGTGGGTTCGCGGGCGGGCAGCGCGGTTCCGGCGGCGCAGCGCAGGTAG
- a CDS encoding ADP-ribosylglycohydrolase family protein: MAWYEAGPAPRAVRRPATGALLGLAIGDALGKPTEFKTVELIEAHWPHWRELPLPKHALITDDTQMTLALARGLRTALDRGTLAPLRLERPVREEFVDWSKSPDNNRAPGQTCLTACWLLAKPDRRWQEASQIDSKGCGANMRVAPIGLVPNLTQRQRSGAAQLQAALSHGHPTALAASDLTAHAVWLLAEGAAPAELPGLLRSYANLNRTGYDDLWLGDLVARASDPSAQAFIARGWDDCLAVLDRLDAALAAPDLEADPCLATGAGWVAEEALAGGLLCFLLLPDDPVAAVRRAAYSSGDSDSIACLTGAFAGAYLGADAWPQEWVRRIEHRDELLSFGALWDGSR; this comes from the coding sequence GTGGCCTGGTACGAGGCCGGCCCCGCGCCCCGGGCGGTGCGCAGGCCCGCGACCGGGGCACTGCTCGGGCTGGCGATCGGGGACGCCCTGGGGAAGCCCACCGAGTTCAAGACCGTCGAGCTGATCGAGGCACACTGGCCCCACTGGCGCGAACTTCCGCTGCCGAAGCACGCATTGATCACCGACGACACCCAGATGACGCTGGCCCTGGCACGCGGCCTGCGCACCGCGCTCGACCGCGGGACGCTCGCCCCGCTGCGCCTGGAGCGGCCGGTGCGTGAGGAGTTCGTCGACTGGTCGAAGTCGCCCGACAACAACCGCGCCCCAGGCCAGACCTGTCTGACGGCCTGCTGGCTGCTGGCCAAGCCCGACCGCCGCTGGCAGGAGGCCAGCCAGATCGACTCCAAGGGGTGCGGCGCCAACATGCGGGTCGCCCCGATCGGACTGGTGCCGAATCTGACGCAGCGTCAGCGATCCGGCGCCGCACAGCTCCAGGCGGCGCTGAGCCACGGCCACCCCACCGCGCTGGCGGCGAGCGACCTCACCGCGCACGCGGTGTGGCTGCTGGCCGAAGGCGCGGCGCCGGCCGAACTGCCCGGTCTGCTGCGCAGCTACGCGAACCTCAACCGGACCGGGTACGACGACCTCTGGCTCGGCGACCTGGTGGCGCGGGCATCCGACCCCTCGGCCCAGGCGTTCATCGCCCGGGGCTGGGACGACTGCCTCGCGGTGCTCGACCGGCTGGACGCCGCGCTGGCGGCTCCCGACCTGGAGGCCGACCCCTGCCTGGCCACCGGCGCGGGGTGGGTCGCCGAGGAGGCCCTGGCCGGCGGTCTGCTCTGCTTCCTGCTGCTGCCCGACGACCCGGTGGCGGCGGTGCGCCGGGCCGCGTACTCCTCCGGCGACTCCGACTCGATCGCCTGCCTGACCGGCGCGTTCGCCGGTGCGTATCTCGGCGCGGACGCCTGGCCGCAGGAGTGGGTGCGGCGGATCGAGCACCGCGACGAGCTGCTCTCCTTCGGCGCGCTCTGGGACGGGAGCCGTTAG
- a CDS encoding superoxide dismutase, giving the protein MGTYSLPDLPYDYSALERAMSAEILELHHSKHHAAYVKGANDTLEQLAEARAKEQFGSLVGLQKTHAFHLSGHVLHSLFWENLSPDGGDRPDGALGTAIEQHFGGFEAFRGQLTAATVGVQGSGWGLLAWEPLSRSLVVEQVYDHHGNVGQGTTPLLAFDAWEHAYYLQYRNVRPDYVEKLWDVVNWNDVAARFAEAAAA; this is encoded by the coding sequence ATGGGCACCTACTCGCTTCCCGACCTGCCGTACGACTACTCGGCACTGGAGCGCGCGATGAGCGCCGAGATCCTGGAGCTGCACCACTCCAAGCACCACGCGGCCTACGTCAAGGGCGCCAACGACACCCTGGAGCAGCTGGCCGAGGCGCGCGCCAAGGAGCAGTTCGGCAGCCTGGTCGGCCTGCAGAAGACGCACGCCTTCCACCTCTCGGGCCACGTGCTGCACTCGCTCTTCTGGGAGAACCTCTCCCCGGACGGCGGCGACCGCCCCGACGGCGCGCTCGGCACCGCGATCGAGCAGCACTTCGGCGGCTTCGAGGCGTTCCGGGGGCAGCTCACCGCCGCCACCGTCGGCGTCCAGGGCTCGGGCTGGGGCCTGCTGGCCTGGGAGCCGCTGAGCCGCAGCCTGGTCGTCGAGCAGGTCTACGACCACCACGGCAACGTCGGCCAGGGCACCACCCCGCTGCTGGCCTTCGACGCCTGGGAGCACGCCTACTACCTGCAGTACCGCAACGTCCGCCCCGACTACGTCGAGAAGCTCTGGGACGTCGTCAACTGGAACGACGTCGCCGCCCGCTTCGCCGAGGCCGCCGCGGCCTGA
- a CDS encoding DUF4132 domain-containing protein: MGWLAAGEGYEVALVEGRVTARSTAGRAAGRQLKTLPKALREHPEVDRLRRLGQWLERHAASCAAQVDAWMVSSLPVPTALLAQVWPDAAWQAALRDLAVVGDDPEEVGFLRDATAEGELRLVNLDGETVRISPVTVTLPHPVLLPDLAELREFAAELGVVQAVDQIHRAVWLKPQRLAAKATEVRDFAGGTFPSRFGLAARASSLGYRVSGGYATCRVRDTERTTEAAVWIGEPYWDGDSQTGGLGWRDLDGRAIALPEVPPVAWSEGMRMAAALYAGRTVEEGKGA; the protein is encoded by the coding sequence ATGGGTTGGCTTGCAGCGGGTGAGGGCTATGAAGTGGCCCTGGTGGAGGGCCGGGTGACCGCGCGGTCGACCGCGGGGCGGGCCGCCGGGCGCCAGTTGAAGACCTTGCCGAAGGCACTGCGGGAGCATCCCGAGGTGGACCGGCTGCGCCGGCTCGGGCAGTGGCTGGAGCGGCACGCGGCGTCCTGCGCCGCGCAGGTCGACGCCTGGATGGTCTCCTCGCTGCCGGTGCCGACCGCGCTGCTGGCCCAGGTCTGGCCGGACGCGGCCTGGCAGGCGGCGCTGCGCGATCTGGCCGTGGTGGGCGACGACCCCGAGGAGGTCGGATTCCTGCGGGACGCCACCGCCGAGGGGGAGTTGCGGCTGGTGAACCTCGACGGGGAGACGGTGCGGATCTCGCCCGTGACGGTGACGCTGCCGCATCCCGTACTCCTTCCCGACCTGGCGGAGTTGCGGGAGTTCGCCGCCGAACTAGGCGTCGTGCAGGCGGTCGACCAGATCCACCGCGCGGTCTGGCTCAAGCCGCAGCGGCTTGCCGCCAAGGCCACCGAGGTGCGGGACTTCGCCGGCGGCACGTTCCCCTCCCGGTTCGGCCTCGCCGCGCGGGCCTCCTCGCTCGGCTACCGGGTGTCCGGCGGCTATGCCACCTGCCGGGTCCGGGACACCGAACGCACCACCGAGGCGGCGGTCTGGATCGGCGAGCCGTACTGGGACGGTGACTCGCAGACCGGCGGTCTCGGCTGGCGCGACCTGGACGGCCGGGCCATCGCGCTGCCCGAAGTCCCGCCGGTGGCGTGGTCGGAGGGGATGCGGATGGCCGCCGCGCTGTACGCGGGCCGCACCGTCGAGGAGGGCAAGGGCGCATGA
- a CDS encoding DNA-binding protein, which yields MTERHAAELLQAGGVLPLGTEGAGERAVPLTARSYRHPGLDDRVVVRLVAGELGRGEDVAAGYLGLEPAAEPVEVGLGLRQALGFPEWVLAHHPQDGHHALGLMPELERLARQAKSKPKAALDAYQALAAQLSTSVPHFLPTFYEQAGRVFLALENHSYAAQLFTRARRAEAEHGLPLDEERLDAVFLEFALAGALPVKVLSGYAKELAARVPAAQAFERFGRLCVRRTAGGLPPSAQMAADLRRLARAAGADPELAEGAYLVELLALPATLRAAAGWWKGHRPALVALARREPAVRGTLLNLMPSADDLELPALWLEILTESGAVAGLHDAGVPQAERPADGAAGWFDRFLAWRGSWRCDSIPALHALVDRMADRLRAELAASGGTARITDSDVDLLDQLLAQRIPVADPDDGASLSLGDWAEQDERRDLLALAADARFRRAFDQGARRLNDDRAALAVLVRSPGGRPMLARWMAQVARESTAAGLPGLPAALHRLGRLPGEVLALAEPEVRAAVGLDIPALLARTLRGGLLDELGWPAWEEAVAALVPRKDVDHIVVADAWPHLLVAGPQQARVIGAEGTVLTHDLRIPAGDLGRDAGLHYVDGSLLVQWYSRRQGQAVGYWHTAADRVFTLTDHTRTRGTRMTFLGPLRTYGLPLPGGGRTTGEGVLQVGDTTLPGERPVIGDGTSFWVWAVAPGDDRSAWHEYDPATGALGRAALPGFFADGLREAPTGSTFGSGWLRPAPIADPTPCGAPVDGLLGWRTVRRPDGTVRGEDLAGNSVTLSEGAGVPTALLLFPGTERPQAVVRDGYRVRLVDQDGVVTATARTDNAPGSFAAGSLILPPVRYWACLRPRDPQGSAALRGLPDATAVALLKAAGAVDEKRPEELTAAVRALLPEVGDHALLAGIIGVLRFAAVQQQVLDTVARRLADKLAGVGEPAEPTGPTDQQLRTALSGLGCLSDWYGDSTSRHVAEQLAFLATARRADAAPSGPGALHVDGTALPLSRLIWSTLPSLAPAVALRAATAEDQTEYETLRHLLGELAGLGLTGAAGAAHWRTHRLELTVRHLCGADGTVRLGLRDALLALGGGAFLLFADSIRVGGGDIHSTVLHHDPAGRFEVPAPYTVLSSAPVDGPTDDRAALLAAELDRLALAPEPTEAESAPWFPEAAERFAALTGVTSTMAALVVAGLPQIDSYERNFLSADTRALLGLKMADAAVARDELRLLDGQFRRRLVASLLPAEPARLWSQGPDVDAAAELWNAELGRRIAVPEALLAEAARAVRTNWAASRALAAVLDPAGAAALSTDLAWTVRGDRCVPVEQGATGFTADILVGAVAMTAWLAHRLPAGDPLRAGLPAALEAVRARLANPELILDLGRFVSLPAFQRVAGPPTEVGEGFERYGAVIMATKDTQPAPGIRTALLDAAGEDPYLPALRLDGAVPFPAEAALRLARAASFAAQLAEPGEPAAGGRGADGTWWPQDPSRSVPDLVAAVSQRHGLGPDAAALYLILLGMPDPTDRNTARWTGWRPARLKAARAELAGTDLVVAATRSRAGRSLFLPGGWAELRSPQLPLETWKLPMLEALGGQSAPLGVLVPVEPAQALYRRAWQRLLDGDLPRFEELRAPRGRRR from the coding sequence ATGACCGAGCGGCACGCTGCCGAACTGCTGCAGGCGGGCGGGGTGCTGCCGCTCGGGACCGAGGGCGCGGGCGAGCGGGCGGTGCCGCTGACCGCGCGCAGCTACCGCCACCCGGGGCTGGACGACCGGGTCGTGGTGCGGCTGGTGGCCGGTGAGCTGGGCCGGGGTGAGGATGTGGCCGCCGGCTACCTCGGCCTGGAGCCGGCCGCCGAGCCGGTCGAGGTGGGCCTGGGCCTGCGCCAGGCGCTCGGCTTCCCGGAGTGGGTGCTGGCGCACCACCCGCAGGACGGCCACCATGCGCTGGGCCTGATGCCCGAGTTGGAGCGCCTGGCCCGGCAGGCGAAGTCCAAGCCGAAGGCCGCGCTGGACGCCTACCAGGCGCTGGCCGCCCAACTCAGCACCTCCGTACCGCACTTCCTGCCCACCTTCTACGAGCAGGCCGGCCGGGTCTTCCTGGCGCTGGAGAACCACAGCTACGCCGCCCAGCTGTTCACCCGGGCCCGCCGGGCCGAGGCCGAGCACGGCCTGCCGCTGGACGAGGAGCGGCTGGACGCGGTGTTCCTGGAGTTCGCGCTGGCCGGCGCGCTGCCGGTCAAGGTGCTCTCCGGCTACGCCAAGGAGCTCGCCGCCCGGGTGCCGGCCGCGCAGGCCTTCGAGCGGTTCGGTCGGCTCTGCGTGCGCCGGACGGCCGGCGGCCTGCCGCCGTCCGCCCAGATGGCCGCCGACCTGCGCCGGTTGGCCCGGGCGGCCGGCGCCGATCCGGAACTCGCCGAGGGCGCCTACCTGGTGGAGCTGCTCGCGCTGCCGGCCACGCTGCGGGCGGCCGCCGGCTGGTGGAAGGGTCACCGACCGGCCCTGGTCGCGCTGGCCCGGCGCGAGCCCGCCGTGCGCGGCACCCTGCTGAACCTGATGCCCAGCGCCGACGACCTGGAACTGCCCGCCCTGTGGCTGGAGATCCTGACCGAGTCCGGGGCGGTGGCCGGGCTCCACGACGCCGGGGTGCCGCAGGCCGAGCGGCCCGCCGACGGTGCGGCCGGCTGGTTCGACCGGTTCCTCGCCTGGCGCGGCTCGTGGCGGTGCGACTCGATCCCGGCGCTCCACGCGCTGGTCGACCGGATGGCCGACCGCCTGCGGGCCGAACTCGCCGCCTCCGGCGGCACGGCGCGGATCACCGACAGCGATGTCGACCTGCTGGATCAGCTGCTGGCCCAGCGGATCCCGGTCGCCGACCCCGATGACGGGGCCTCGCTCAGCCTCGGTGACTGGGCGGAGCAGGACGAGCGGCGCGACCTGCTCGCGCTGGCCGCCGACGCCCGGTTCCGCCGGGCCTTCGACCAAGGCGCGCGGCGCCTCAACGACGACCGCGCGGCGCTGGCGGTGCTGGTCCGCTCGCCCGGCGGCCGGCCGATGCTGGCCCGCTGGATGGCCCAGGTGGCCCGCGAGTCCACGGCGGCCGGGCTGCCCGGCCTGCCGGCCGCGCTGCACCGGCTGGGCCGGCTGCCGGGCGAGGTCCTGGCGCTGGCGGAGCCCGAGGTGCGGGCCGCGGTCGGCCTGGACATCCCGGCGCTGCTCGCCCGCACCCTGCGCGGCGGCCTGCTGGACGAACTGGGCTGGCCGGCCTGGGAGGAGGCGGTGGCCGCGCTGGTGCCCCGCAAGGACGTGGACCACATCGTGGTCGCGGACGCCTGGCCGCACCTGCTGGTGGCCGGCCCCCAGCAGGCCCGGGTGATCGGCGCCGAGGGCACCGTGCTGACCCACGACCTGCGGATCCCGGCCGGCGACCTCGGCCGGGACGCCGGCCTGCACTACGTGGACGGTTCGCTGCTGGTCCAGTGGTACTCGCGCCGGCAGGGCCAGGCCGTCGGCTACTGGCACACCGCCGCCGACCGGGTCTTCACGCTGACCGACCACACCCGCACCCGCGGCACCCGGATGACCTTCCTCGGCCCGCTGCGGACCTACGGCCTGCCGCTGCCGGGCGGCGGGCGGACCACCGGTGAGGGCGTCCTGCAGGTCGGGGACACCACGCTGCCGGGCGAGCGCCCGGTGATCGGCGACGGCACCTCGTTCTGGGTCTGGGCCGTGGCACCGGGTGACGACAGGTCGGCCTGGCACGAGTACGACCCCGCCACCGGTGCGCTCGGCCGCGCCGCGCTGCCCGGCTTCTTCGCGGACGGCCTGCGCGAGGCGCCCACCGGCAGCACCTTCGGCTCCGGCTGGCTGCGGCCCGCCCCGATCGCCGACCCCACCCCGTGCGGGGCCCCGGTGGACGGGCTGCTCGGCTGGCGCACCGTGCGCCGGCCCGACGGGACGGTGCGGGGCGAGGACCTGGCCGGGAACTCCGTCACCCTGTCCGAGGGCGCGGGCGTGCCGACCGCGCTGCTGCTCTTCCCCGGTACCGAGCGCCCGCAGGCCGTCGTCCGGGACGGCTACCGGGTCCGGCTGGTCGACCAGGACGGCGTGGTCACCGCGACCGCCCGTACCGACAACGCCCCCGGCTCGTTCGCCGCGGGCAGCCTGATCCTGCCCCCGGTGCGGTACTGGGCCTGCCTGCGGCCGCGCGACCCGCAGGGCTCGGCCGCCCTGCGCGGGCTCCCGGACGCCACCGCCGTCGCGCTGCTCAAGGCCGCCGGCGCGGTGGACGAGAAGAGGCCCGAGGAGCTGACGGCGGCGGTCCGCGCGCTGCTGCCCGAGGTCGGTGACCACGCGCTGCTGGCCGGCATCATCGGCGTGCTGCGGTTCGCCGCCGTCCAGCAGCAGGTGCTGGACACGGTGGCGCGGCGGCTCGCCGACAAGCTGGCCGGCGTCGGCGAACCCGCCGAGCCGACCGGGCCCACCGACCAGCAGCTGCGGACGGCGCTGAGTGGCCTGGGCTGCCTCAGTGACTGGTACGGCGACTCGACCAGCCGCCATGTCGCCGAGCAGCTGGCGTTCCTCGCCACCGCCCGCCGCGCGGACGCCGCACCGTCCGGCCCGGGGGCGCTGCACGTCGACGGCACGGCCCTGCCGCTCTCCCGCCTGATCTGGTCGACGCTGCCCTCGCTGGCCCCCGCGGTGGCGCTGCGGGCGGCCACCGCCGAGGACCAGACGGAGTACGAGACCCTGCGGCACCTGCTGGGCGAGCTGGCCGGGCTCGGCCTGACCGGCGCGGCGGGGGCGGCCCACTGGCGCACCCACCGGCTGGAACTGACGGTGCGTCACCTGTGCGGCGCCGACGGCACCGTGCGTCTGGGCCTGCGGGACGCGCTGCTCGCGCTGGGCGGCGGTGCGTTCCTGCTCTTCGCCGACTCCATCAGGGTCGGCGGCGGGGACATCCACTCCACGGTGCTCCACCACGACCCGGCCGGGCGCTTCGAGGTCCCGGCGCCGTACACCGTGCTCTCCTCCGCGCCGGTCGACGGGCCGACCGACGACCGGGCGGCGCTCCTGGCGGCCGAGTTGGACCGATTGGCGCTGGCACCTGAGCCGACCGAGGCCGAATCGGCGCCGTGGTTCCCCGAGGCGGCCGAGCGCTTTGCCGCGCTCACCGGCGTCACCAGCACCATGGCGGCCCTGGTGGTCGCCGGCCTGCCGCAGATCGACAGCTACGAGCGGAACTTCCTGTCGGCCGACACCCGGGCCCTGCTCGGTCTCAAGATGGCCGACGCCGCCGTGGCGAGGGACGAACTGCGCCTGCTCGACGGGCAGTTCCGGCGCCGGCTGGTGGCGTCCCTGCTGCCCGCCGAGCCGGCCCGGCTCTGGTCGCAGGGGCCGGACGTGGACGCCGCCGCCGAGCTGTGGAACGCGGAACTCGGCCGCCGGATCGCGGTGCCCGAGGCGCTGCTCGCGGAGGCCGCCCGAGCGGTCCGCACCAACTGGGCCGCGAGCCGCGCGCTGGCCGCCGTGCTCGACCCGGCCGGGGCCGCCGCGCTGAGCACCGACCTGGCCTGGACGGTGCGCGGCGACCGCTGCGTGCCCGTCGAGCAGGGTGCCACGGGGTTCACCGCCGACATCCTGGTCGGCGCGGTGGCCATGACGGCCTGGCTGGCCCACCGGCTGCCGGCCGGCGACCCGCTGCGGGCCGGGCTCCCGGCGGCACTGGAGGCGGTGCGGGCCCGGCTGGCCAACCCCGAGCTGATCCTGGACCTCGGCCGGTTCGTCAGCCTGCCCGCGTTCCAGCGGGTGGCCGGCCCGCCGACCGAGGTCGGCGAGGGCTTCGAGCGCTACGGCGCGGTCATCATGGCGACCAAGGACACCCAGCCCGCCCCCGGCATCCGCACGGCGCTGCTGGACGCGGCGGGGGAGGACCCGTACCTGCCGGCGCTGCGGCTCGACGGCGCGGTGCCGTTCCCCGCCGAGGCCGCGCTGCGGCTGGCCCGCGCGGCGTCGTTCGCGGCGCAGCTGGCCGAGCCGGGGGAGCCGGCGGCGGGCGGGCGCGGCGCGGACGGCACCTGGTGGCCGCAGGATCCGTCCCGCTCGGTGCCGGACCTGGTCGCGGCGGTGTCGCAGCGGCACGGCCTCGGCCCGGACGCCGCTGCCCTCTACCTGATCCTGCTGGGGATGCCCGACCCGACCGACCGCAACACCGCCCGCTGGACCGGCTGGCGCCCGGCCCGGCTCAAGGCCGCCCGGGCCGAACTGGCCGGCACCGACCTGGTGGTGGCGGCCACCCGCAGCCGGGCGGGGCGCTCGCTCTTCCTGCCGGGCGGCTGGGCGGAGCTGCGCTCGCCCCAGCTGCCGCTGGAGACCTGGAAGTTGCCGATGCTGGAGGCGCTGGGCGGGCAGAGCGCACCGCTCGGTGTGCTGGTGCCCGTCGAGCCGGCCCAGGCGCTCTACCGCCGGGCCTGGCAGCGCCTGCTCGACGGCGATCTGCCGCGTTTCGAGGAGCTGCGGGCGCCGCGCGGCCGGCGTCGCTGA
- a CDS encoding transglycosylase family protein: MTVRNATTNDTTARKRNRRRMAVLGGALATLPIAGLVTATASSAATTSTWDNVAQCEASGNWSINSGNGFYGGLQFTSSTWAAFGGTQYAPQANQATRAQQITIGEKVLAAQGPGAWPICSVKAGLS; the protein is encoded by the coding sequence ATGACCGTCCGCAACGCGACCACGAACGACACCACCGCCCGCAAGCGCAACCGCCGACGCATGGCCGTCCTCGGCGGCGCCCTGGCCACCCTGCCGATCGCCGGTCTCGTCACGGCCACCGCCTCCTCCGCCGCCACCACCAGCACCTGGGACAACGTCGCCCAGTGCGAAGCCAGCGGCAACTGGTCCATCAACTCCGGCAACGGCTTCTACGGCGGCCTCCAGTTCACCTCCTCCACCTGGGCCGCCTTCGGCGGCACCCAGTACGCCCCCCAGGCCAACCAGGCCACCCGCGCCCAGCAGATCACCATCGGCGAAAAGGTCCTCGCCGCCCAGGGCCCCGGCGCCTGGCCCATCTGCTCCGTCAAGGCCGGCCTCTCCTGA